From Hydractinia symbiolongicarpus strain clone_291-10 chromosome 11, HSymV2.1, whole genome shotgun sequence, the proteins below share one genomic window:
- the LOC130614379 gene encoding ubiquitin carboxyl-terminal hydrolase 10-like has product MNYYPEQNQLVTFDPMENVEVVFFGDFESAECEQFFINNGVQNVGVEFLCDTYNATKTWVEEGCKHSFALEPIDDEVKTSVTENNAPKYETKQPHKDDSGVTEIGSCSLNGTVNNHPQASVADLKIEETAFVAEKHPKPSSWASLFKGSDTSGKNQTGKGNESCVIMSEQMDAQRSKATFMTPTLHNDLSLIAMENDERAHRLAGLIKTLSPNYNRHHLQLRGLINRSNWCYINTTLQALLGIAPISHFYKSLKQFLNKKAKCTSTPLTDSMIAFFNEFEPINPKISLKKQTDDLRAGAAFEPTCVYDVLPVMKTSLSEKGRQQDAEEFLSFLLNGMHDELIALHKIIHPNDGVLVNGDSSLADHVEDKEDDESWEHVGPKNKSSTMRKAVIEESLIKHMFGGVIRSSVHQTGMKESATLQPFFTLQLDIQSEQIWTLVDAIQCYFTKENLQGFNCSKTNTEVEASRRSSLEELPLIMIFHLKYFVYDLKGGCQKIYKALDIPVDLEIPKEVLSPSQKSKLGAGMRSYKLYAVIYHHGKYAAGGHYTAAVHHGNPFGWVHFDDNLLKTTSVNQVLKHQQGSVPYLLFYERVQTR; this is encoded by the exons ATGAATTATTATCCAGAACAAAATCAATTGGTCACTTTTGATCCCATGGAAAATGTTGAG GTGGTGTTCTTTGGGGATTTTGAGTCAGCTGAATGTGAacagttttttataaacaatggtGTTCAAAATGTTGGTGTTGAG TTTCTTTGTGACACTTACAATGCAACGAAGACATGGGTCGAAGAAG GGTGTAAGCATAGCTTTGCATTGGAACCAATAGATGATGAAGTAAAAACTTCCGTAACTGAAAACAATGCGCCAAAATATGAAACCAAACAACCACACAAGGATGATAGTGGTGTAACTGAGATTGGAAGTTGCAGTCTGAACGGAACTGTAAATAATCACCCTCAAGCATCTGTTGCTGatttaaaaattgaagaaaCTGCTTTTGTTGCTGAAAAACATCCAAAGCCTTCATCATGGGCATCATTATTTAAAGGATCAGATACATCTGGAAAAAATCAAACAGGAAAAGGCAATGAATCATGTGTAATAATGTCTGAGCAAATGGATGCGCAGAGATCCAAGGCCACTTTTATGACACCAACTCTGCATAACGATTTATCTTTGATTGCAATGGAGAATGATGAGCGGGCTCATCGACTTGCTg GTTTAATCAAAACGTTATCACCAAACTATAATCGACATCATTTGCAGCTGCGTGGGTTAATTAACCGTAGTAATTGGTGTTATATTAACACAACCTTGCAAGCACTGTTGGGGATTGCACCAATATCACATTTttacaagtctttaaaacaGTTTTTGAACAAGAAAGCAAAATGTACATCAACACCTTTAACAGATAGCAT GATTGCATTTTTTAACGAATTTGAACCGATCAATCCAAAAATATCATTGAAAAAGCAAACTGATGATCTGCGGGCTGGTGCAGCTTTTGAGCCAACCTGTGTGTATGATGTTCTGCCTGTCATGAAAACCTCTTTATCAGAGAAG GGTCGTCAACAGGATGCAGAAGAGTTCCTATCTTTTCTTCTAAATGGCATGCACGATGAACTTATTGCTCTCCATAAGATAATACATCCAAATGATGGTGTTCTGGTAAATGGCGATTCTTCTTTGGCAGACCATGTGGAAGACAAAGAAGACGACGAGTCTTGGGAACATGTTGGGccaaaaaataaatcttctaCAATGAGAAAA GCGGTGATTGAGGAATCGCTAATTAAACACATGTTTGGTGGAGTGATCAGATCTTCTGTACATCAAACAGGGATGAAAGAATCAGCAACACTACAACCTTTTTTCACACTTCAACTTGACATTCAG TCTGAGCAAATCTGGACATTGGTTGATGCCATACAATGTTATTTCACGAAAGAAAACTTGCAAGGATTCAATTGTTCAAAGACTAACACAGAG GTTGAAGCCTCGCGCCGCAGTTCATTGGAAGAACTGCCACTTATCATGATATTCCATCTAAAGTACTTTGTTTACGATTTGAAAGGCGGTTGTCAAAAGATTTACAAAGCGTTGGACATTCCGGTCGATTTAGAAATACCAAAAG aGGTTTTGTCACCATCGCAGAAATCGAAACTAGGTGCTGGGATGAGAAGTTACAAACTTTATGCTG tGATCTACCATCATGGAAAATATGCAGCCGGTGGACACTATACTGCCGCTGTGCATCATGGGAACCCATTTGGGTGGGTGCATTTTGATGACAACTTATTAAAGACTACAAGTGTCAACCAGGTGTTAAAACATCAACAAGGTTCGGTCCCGTATCTTTTGTTTTATGAGCGTGTGCAGACGAGGTGA
- the LOC130614388 gene encoding cytochrome b5-like, with amino-acid sequence MVNTKTLDEVKQHNDGKSCWLVIHDKIYDVTKFLEEHPGGEEVLLEVAGGNATAPFEETGHSTDARELLEQYYIAELDEKDRVDSKPTPKVSKAPSIDSNSNLSTILVAVSLLAVGVAVGYYIFINKS; translated from the exons ATGGTAAATACCAAAACTTTAGATGAAGTCAAACAACACAATGATGGAAAATCTTGCTGGTTAGTGATACACGATAAAATATACGACGTAACAAAGTTCCTTGAAGAG catcCTGGTGGTGAAGAAGTTTTGTTGGAAGTTGCTG GAGGAAATGCGACAGCACCTTTTGAAGAAACTGGCCACTCAACAGATGCACGAGAACTTTTGGAACAATACTACATTGCAGAACTAGATGAA aaagacaGAGTTGACTCAAAACCTACCCCAAAG gtTTCAAAAGCACCTTCAATTGACTCAAACTCGAA TTTATCCACGATCTTGGTAGCTGTTTCACTCTTAGCCGTTGGTGTGGCTGTTGGATACTATATCTTTATAAATAAATCTTGA